GCCTATTATATATCCATAACCGTGCTGACGGGAATCTATAATCCTGTTTGCATTATTTCCGCCCGGCCCCGCTATGCCGTTGGCATTCCAAAATACTGTCTGAGTTGACGTATGCCCGTGATAGTTACCCTTGGTGGCTCCATACGGACGAACGTTTGACTCTATAAAATCCTTGTTGAGATTTTGGTTGTCTATAAGGTTGGACATGCTAAGATACATGTGGAAATCGCTGCCGTAAACAGGGGTGTTTGACGTATGATTGTATATCACGTTTCCGTTTGCGTACGTATATTTGAAAGAATAACTGTGTCTTGCCGAAGTTGAGGAGCAGTTTGATATAAGAATGTCGCTTCCGCAAATATTCATGCCGTAACCGTTACCCCCCCCGCCTCGATATTGCGGATATGAGAAATCGCATTTATCTATGGTAAGGCGTGCGCTTTGATTTATGTCTAAGCCGTTGCTTGACATGTGCACCTGTTTTGAATTTTGCGCCTGATATGACGATATGTTACGCGCCCACCCGTTTACAACGCCGGAAAACTTTATAAGGAACGCCCCGTGTACTTTGGAGGCTCCCGTATTGGCTTTGTTATAATCTTCCTCTCCCCAGCCTGTCGCCGTAGGATTTTCCTTATTGCCTATGGAAAAATCCTGCACTCCCGTGTTCGTCGTTCTTGGCGTGCATTTATAAATTCTGGGATTGTCGCGTGTATTTAACCAGTAACGTGTAGGAATATCCAAAGTAAGTTTGTTGCCGTTTTTGGCGGTGATTTTTCTGTAGAAAACGGTTCCTAATCCAAGGTCGTTGCGATTGTCCCAAAAGCCGCTCATGTTATGGTCGTTTACCCAGCCTGTGGTTCTGTCGCTTCTTATCACTATCCAGTCGCCGACATTAAACGGCGCTGCGTTTTCAACGGTAATATCAAATTGAGGACTATCCGGCACGTTTGCCGTAATCTTTACAGCATTTCCTTCCATAGTCCCCCAGTTTCCGCCCTGTCCTACAAGTATTATCGATTTACCTGGCATATCTTCCGCATAACACCTTATAAATGTTTTACCGACTCCGTCGCCTTTAAACAAAATGTTACTTCCGCTTATCCTCAGTGCATAGTTATTATTCCCCTGCGGTTTTACCTTATATATGCCGGCAGGAAGATAAACCGTTCCGCCGCCGGCATTTTGCGCCGCAGTTATGGCGCTCTGAATTTGTACGGTAGCGTCATCCCCCCCTGTTTTGTCGGCATTGTAGGGTGATTTCGTAACATCGTAAATGTTCCCCGCAACGCTTGTCGGAATTTCTTTCTCTCCCTTTTCATAGCCCGCATAAGAAAAGTCATGCAAAAACTTACCGTTATATATAGTACCCGGCAACCAATCCGCCGGATAAAGCGTACTTCTCCATCCGAACGCGCCGGTTAAAATCCCCAATACCGCCAATACCGCCAAGTTAACCCGACAATTTGTTTTCATTGAATCCGCCTTTTACGTTTGCACACCGATAAAGTTTTATACATCCGAAATATACGAAATTATATACATTTTCGCTGGTTTTTATTTGGAAACACGAATTAAAAACAAATTATAATAAATTCCCCTTGCGTTATACAAAAAATTATTGTATTATAGTATATATACTATTCAATTTCAGCTTGCTGCGACTGACAGTCGCCTTTTGCAAAAAAATTCTTTGTGCATATTCACCAGAGAAAACAAGTAATAATTTCAGTTATTGGTCGCTTCCTATAGAGAAAGACGAACGGCGGAAATTATTGATTGTTTAATTTTTAGGAGGGGATTATGTTCAAAAATCTAAAACTAAGCACAAAAATCGTGTTTGGATGTCTGTCTGCGATTTCTTTAATCGTCGTATTGGTACTGGTTGTCGTCGTATTTCTTCAAAAAACCGTAGTAATGTCTGAGGAATACGTCACGGGAAACGAGGCGTTTGCGGAATTTGACGACGCTATGCTTAATTTTAACTACTATGCGAGTTGTTACGCGTATTCGCAAGACAAAGAATTCTATGAAGAAACGGTTAATCTTGAAAAAGAATTTTACGAATCCAAGGCTCCCGACGCTTACGAGTCCGTAGAAAAATCCCCAAACCCCGATTTCAAAGCCTTCAAAAGCGACATCGCCGACGTTTCCGACAAATTTGAGACATCGATGAAACTTTTTCGTTCGGTTCACGAAAATTATGAAGAAAAAAATCGACTTTACCGATACGTCGTCGTAGAAAACGGCGAAAATGCGGCAAAACAAATTGAAGAATTAAAATCAATGTTTGTGTTTGCGTCAAGAGAATGGGCGACCGCTTCAAACGTTGAAAATTGTCTGCTTAAAATGCAGATTGCTTATTGGCTTACAAAAGACGACGCTCAAGCCGCCGAACAAGTCGTTATATTGGGCGGGGAAACGTTGGCGCAGTTAGAAAAACTTGCCGATTACGGCGTTTCGCAAAGAGCAAAAACGCTCACGGAAAATCTTAAAAAATCGGTATCAAATTACATTTCGGGAATGAAGCCTATGATAGTAGAATATTCAAAAACCGGCGAAATCCTTGAAAAATTTCTACAAAGCAAAGATGAAACCGTAGAAACCAGCGGAGATCTATATTACGCCACGGTAAAAGCCGGACAAAAAAACACGGCAAGCGTTTCAAGGACTCTTCGCGCTTTGGTTTGGACGCTGCTTATCGGCTTGATCGTTTCAATCGCCATTATGTTCATTACGGTAAATACTATCGTCTTAAAAGCCTCGGTTAATCGCATTAACGAGGTAGTTGACGGAATTTCAACGGGCGCCGAGCGCGTGGCGTCCGTTTCCGGAGAAATTGCGAGCGCGGCGTTGGGAATGGCAAGCGGCGCAAATAAGCAAGTTTCTAATTTAAGCAATATTTCGTCGCTGTTAGACAACATCACCGGTATGTCGAAACGAACGGTCGAAAACGCAAGAAACGCAGACAACCTGGTCACTGACAGCGTAAATAAAGCAAAAGCGAGTCAGGAAGCGATGAGCCGGCTTGAAGACGCCGTAGTTGAAATTCGACAATCAAGCGACGAAACGGCGAAAATTCTCAAAGATATAGACGAAATCGCTTTCCAGACAAATTTACTCGCATTGAACGCAGCCGTAGAAGCGGCAAGAGCGGGTG
The sequence above is drawn from the Chitinispirillales bacterium genome and encodes:
- a CDS encoding methyl-accepting chemotaxis protein, yielding MFKNLKLSTKIVFGCLSAISLIVVLVLVVVVFLQKTVVMSEEYVTGNEAFAEFDDAMLNFNYYASCYAYSQDKEFYEETVNLEKEFYESKAPDAYESVEKSPNPDFKAFKSDIADVSDKFETSMKLFRSVHENYEEKNRLYRYVVVENGENAAKQIEELKSMFVFASREWATASNVENCLLKMQIAYWLTKDDAQAAEQVVILGGETLAQLEKLADYGVSQRAKTLTENLKKSVSNYISGMKPMIVEYSKTGEILEKFLQSKDETVETSGDLYYATVKAGQKNTASVSRTLRALVWTLLIGLIVSIAIMFITVNTIVLKASVNRINEVVDGISTGAERVASVSGEIASAALGMASGANKQVSNLSNISSLLDNITGMSKRTVENARNADNLVTDSVNKAKASQEAMSRLEDAVVEIRQSSDETAKILKDIDEIAFQTNLLALNAAVEAARAGEAGKGFAVVAEEVRNLAQRSAESAKKTAEMIEESHKSSLRGVTLAKETSQVIGAITEASGKIADIVGEITTAAEEQAQGVLQIGAAVDAMETVTHQNASSTERLAESSEELGSQALL